One Gossypium raimondii isolate GPD5lz chromosome 3, ASM2569854v1, whole genome shotgun sequence genomic window carries:
- the LOC105796460 gene encoding xyloglucan endotransglucosylase/hydrolase 2, whose translation MGSSCNVVSMALLACLVLNSLVFVAHGGDFYQDFDLTWGDRRGKIFNGGKLLSLSLDRVSGSGFQSKKEYLFGRIDMQLKLVAGNSAGTVTAYYLSSQGPTHDEIDFEFLGNLSGDPYILHTNVFTQGKGNREQQFYLWFDPTRNFHTYSIIWKPQHIIFLVDNTPIRVFKNAESIGVPFPKSQPMRIYSSLWNADDWATRGGLVKTDWAKAPFTAYYRNFNANACVWSGTSSSCAKTNSVSAGAWETNELDAPGRRRLRWVQKYFMIYNYCTDLKRFPQGVPPECKRPRF comes from the exons ATGGGTTCTTCTTGTAATGTTGTTTCAATGGCCTTACTGGCTTGTTTGGTGTTGAACTCCTTGGTTTTTGTTGCCCACGGTGGTGACTTTTACCAGGATTTCGACCTAACATGGGGTGACAGAAGAGGCAAGATTTTCAATGGTGGCAAGCTCTTGTCTTTGTCTTTAGACAGGGTTTCAGGGTCTGGTTTTCAATCTAAGAAAGAGTATTTGTTTGGAAGGATCGATATGCAACTCAAGCTTGTTGCTGGCAACTCAGCTGGCACTGTCACTGCTTATTAT CTGTCATCTCAAGGGCCAACCCATGATGAGATAGACTTTGAATTCTTAGGGAATCTGAGCGGTGACCCTTACATTTTACACACCAATGTCTTTACACAAGGCAAAGGCAACAGAGAACAACAGTTCTATCTTTGGTTTGACCCTACAAGAAACTTCCACACCTATTCCATCATTTGGAAACCCCAACACATCAT TTTCTTGGTGGATAACACCCCCATTAGAGTCTTCAAAAATGCTGAATCCATTGGTGTACCATTCCCCAAGAGCCAACCCATGAGGATTTACTCTAGTTTATGGAATGCTGATGATTGGGCCACAAGGGGTGGATTAGTGAAAACTGATTGGGCAAAAGCACCTTTCACAGCTTATTACAGGAACTTCAATGCCAATGCTTGTGTCTGGTCAGGAACAAGTTCATCATGTGCTAAAACTAACTCGGTCTCCGCCGGTGCATGGGAAACAAACGAACTTGATGCACCAGGAAGAAGAAGATTAAGATGggttcaaaaatatttcatgatTTATAACTATTGCACTGATTTGAAACGTTTCCCTCAAGGTGTTCCACCAGAGTGTAAACGCCCAAGGTTCTAA
- the LOC105796459 gene encoding uncharacterized protein LOC105796459 isoform X1 — protein MEYSKGISKKRKRPSLHPLMGTITRSKSQIHIHRNRSGKSRTQSVGGGNHRGPQPFLKKPKKSSLAEDSSVGYDLSIKDLRLRRVFSPSSTDGVIPNCLDGAENLGKSEVAGDCLDEKKKGCENGDFEEFGQSTPPDAEILGVKQEVERNGSEDMKIHDECKEKGFNEERNGINCSIKTVLRPCSQEKLFKTPGSFSYRRLLPYLMDIKKESSGSPIMGHCQKTEKDFEEKSMVGSNVEEALGDKSAASDCFLEGHNSDSGKELNMVLDESMMTLFNGEVKKFELQCEDPNSNCSSGGVVSSDEMLADDDDDDDDDDDDVAKINVESSCDAQSLEVLGQTLSMVENKCESGDYNEVPLSSNGDLQQSEIEVNDGEAVEQIEDLNGQCLPMTRLDSDMFKSKTDVEKSMNETPSDKSLDTSPKNKLVPYSRLHPKLSKIPGSFSYKRLLPFLIDIANDYSCVPGKDAGTGASNCKSSHVEHSDRIRLTVTAATAIGLQQEQATLGKNAALDANQRLEETNPELVVEPPSVSSIISAKPVSYQLPLETEGDAIKSIVKCANHVNQIEADSFGEASITPAIPIVGLKKGILKRNPPGCRGICTCLNCSSFRLHAERSFEFSRNQMLDAEEVALDLIKELSFLRNILEKSAFGAAKDQSTMLINVVKEACKKASKAEEVAKSRLSEMNYDLNIHCRMPCGQRPRVRFASYVEEQVIPIADSSNK, from the exons ATGGAGTACTCAAAGGGAATCTCTAAGAAACGGAAGCGGCCATCTCTTCATCCCTTAATGGGAACTATAACTCGTAGCAAATCCCAGATCCATATTCATCGCAACCGGTCGGGAAAATCCCGAACCCAGTCCGTCGGCGGAGGAAACCACCGAGGTCCGCAACCCTTTctcaaaaaacccaaaaaaagcTCACTGGCTGAAGATTCGTCGGTGGGGTACGATTTATCCATCAAAGATCTCCGGTTAAGACGGGTCTTCTCCCCTTCTTCTACTGATGGGGTAATTCCTAATTGTTTGGATGGTGCCGAGAATCTGGGGAAAAGTGAGGTTGCTGGGGATTGTTtggatgaaaagaaaaaaggttgtGAAAATGGGGATTTTGAGGAATTTGGGCAATCTACCCCACCAGATGCTGAGATCCTTGGAGTTAAGCAAGAGGTTGAAAGAAACGGAAGTGAAGACATGAAGATACATGATGAATGCAAAGAAAAGGGGTTTAATGAAGAGAGAAACGGCATCAATTGTTCAATAAAAACA GTTCTTAGACCATGTTCTCAAGAGAAGCTTTTCAAAACGCCAGGCTCGTTCAGTTATAGAAGATTGCTTCCTTATTTGATGGATATCAAAAAAGAATCTTCTG GGTCCCCAATAATGGGTCATTGTCAAAAAACTGAAAAGGATTTTGAAGAGAAGAGCATGGTGGGTTCAAATGTTGAAGAAGCATTGGGAGATAAATCTGCGGCGAGTGATTGCTTTTTGGAGGGTCATAATAGTGATTCTGGTAAGGAGTTGAATATGGTATTGGATGAATCTATGATGACACTTTTTAATGGAGAGGTTAAGAAATTTGAGTTGCAATGTGAAGACCCGAATTCGAATTGCTCTTCGGGTGGTGTTGTTTCTAGTGATGAAATGTTGgcagatgatgatgatgatgatgatgatgatgatgatgatgttgcaaaaaTTAATGTTGAATCTTCTTGTGATGCTCAAAGTCTAGAAGTTTTGGGCCAGACTTTGTCTATGGTTGAAAATAAGTGTGAATCTGGTGATTATAATGAAGTTCCACTAAGTTCTAATGGTGATTTACAGCAGTCTGAGATTGAAGTAAATGATGGTGAAGctgtggaacaaattgaagacTTGAATGGACAGTGTCTTCCAATGACTCGACTGGATTCTGACATGTTTAAATCCAAGACTGATGTTGAAAAGTCGATGAACGAAACCCCTAGTGATAAAAGCTTAGACACAAGTCCTAAGAACAAGTTG GTTCCATATTCACGGTTGCATCCGAAGTTATCTAAAATACCTGGCTCATTCAGTTATAAAAGATTGCTTCCTTTTTTGATAGACATAGCAAATGATTACTCCT GTGTTCCTGGCAAAGATGCAGGCACCGGAGCTTCCAATTGCAAAAGTTCTCATGTAGAGCATAGTGACCGTATTAGGCTCACTGTGACTGCAGCTACTGCTATCGGTTTGCAACAGGAACAGGCAACACTTGGTAAAAATGCTGCATTGGATGCAAACCAGAGGCTAGAAGAAACGAACCCCGAACTTGTGGTTGAGCCACCATCCGTGTCATCTATCATCAGTGCTAAACCAGTGTCTTATCAGTTACCCTTAGAAACCGAAGGGGATGCCATAAAGTCTATTGTGAAATGTGCAAACCATGTAAATCAAATTGAAGCTGATAGCTTTGGAGAAGCCTCTATTACTCCAGCAATTCCTATTGTTGGTCTCAAAAAAGGAATTCTTAAAAGAAATCCTCCTGGTTGTAGAGGTATTTGTACTTGTCTGAACTGCTCTTCTTTTCGGCTTCACGCAGAGAGATCATTTGAATTCTCGAGAAATCAGATGCTAGATGCTGAAGAAGTGGCcttagatttgattaaagagttGTCATTCCTACggaatattttggaaaaatctGCTTTTGGTGCTGCTAAAGATCAGTCTACCATGTTAATCAATGtg GTTAAAGAAGCTTGTAAAAAGGCCTCCAAAGCTGAAGAAGTTGCGAAATCCCGTCTCAGCGAAATGAACTATGATCTAAACATCCATTGCAGAATGCCA TGTGGGCAGCGACCTAGAGTGAGATTCGCCAGTTATGTAGAAGAACAAGTCATTCCAATAGCCGATTCATCGAATAAATAG
- the LOC105796459 gene encoding uncharacterized protein LOC105796459 isoform X2 — protein MEYSKGISKKRKRPSLHPLMGTITRSKSQIHIHRNRSGKSRTQSVGGGNHRGPQPFLKKPKKSSLAEDSSVGYDLSIKDLRLRRVFSPSSTDGVIPNCLDGAENLGKSEVAGDCLDEKKKGCENGDFEEFGQSTPPDAEILGVKQEVERNGSEDMKIHDECKEKGFNEERNGINCSIKTVLRPCSQEKLFKTPGSFSYRRLLPYLMDIKKESSGSPIMGHCQKTEKDFEEKSMVGSNVEEALGDKSAASDCFLEGHNSDSGKELNMVLDESMMTLFNGEVKKFELQCEDPNSNCSSGGVVSSDEMLADDDDDDDDDDDDVAKINVESSCDAQSLEVLGQTLSMVENKCESGDYNEVPLSSNGDLQQSEIEVNDGEAVEQIEDLNGQCLPMTRLDSDMFKSKTDVEKSMNETPSDKSLDTSPKNKLVPYSRLHPKLSKIPGSFSYKRLLPFLIDIANDYSCVPGKDAGTGASNCKSSHVEHSDRIRLTVTAATAIGLQQEQATLGKNAALDANQRLEETNPELVVEPPSVSSIISAKPVSYQLPLETEGDAIKSIVKCANHVNQIEADSFGEASITPAIPIVGLKKGILKRNPPGCRGICTCLNCSSFRLHAERSFEFSRNQMLDAEEVALDLIKELSFLRNILEKSAFGAAKDQSTMLINVKEACKKASKAEEVAKSRLSEMNYDLNIHCRMPCGQRPRVRFASYVEEQVIPIADSSNK, from the exons ATGGAGTACTCAAAGGGAATCTCTAAGAAACGGAAGCGGCCATCTCTTCATCCCTTAATGGGAACTATAACTCGTAGCAAATCCCAGATCCATATTCATCGCAACCGGTCGGGAAAATCCCGAACCCAGTCCGTCGGCGGAGGAAACCACCGAGGTCCGCAACCCTTTctcaaaaaacccaaaaaaagcTCACTGGCTGAAGATTCGTCGGTGGGGTACGATTTATCCATCAAAGATCTCCGGTTAAGACGGGTCTTCTCCCCTTCTTCTACTGATGGGGTAATTCCTAATTGTTTGGATGGTGCCGAGAATCTGGGGAAAAGTGAGGTTGCTGGGGATTGTTtggatgaaaagaaaaaaggttgtGAAAATGGGGATTTTGAGGAATTTGGGCAATCTACCCCACCAGATGCTGAGATCCTTGGAGTTAAGCAAGAGGTTGAAAGAAACGGAAGTGAAGACATGAAGATACATGATGAATGCAAAGAAAAGGGGTTTAATGAAGAGAGAAACGGCATCAATTGTTCAATAAAAACA GTTCTTAGACCATGTTCTCAAGAGAAGCTTTTCAAAACGCCAGGCTCGTTCAGTTATAGAAGATTGCTTCCTTATTTGATGGATATCAAAAAAGAATCTTCTG GGTCCCCAATAATGGGTCATTGTCAAAAAACTGAAAAGGATTTTGAAGAGAAGAGCATGGTGGGTTCAAATGTTGAAGAAGCATTGGGAGATAAATCTGCGGCGAGTGATTGCTTTTTGGAGGGTCATAATAGTGATTCTGGTAAGGAGTTGAATATGGTATTGGATGAATCTATGATGACACTTTTTAATGGAGAGGTTAAGAAATTTGAGTTGCAATGTGAAGACCCGAATTCGAATTGCTCTTCGGGTGGTGTTGTTTCTAGTGATGAAATGTTGgcagatgatgatgatgatgatgatgatgatgatgatgatgttgcaaaaaTTAATGTTGAATCTTCTTGTGATGCTCAAAGTCTAGAAGTTTTGGGCCAGACTTTGTCTATGGTTGAAAATAAGTGTGAATCTGGTGATTATAATGAAGTTCCACTAAGTTCTAATGGTGATTTACAGCAGTCTGAGATTGAAGTAAATGATGGTGAAGctgtggaacaaattgaagacTTGAATGGACAGTGTCTTCCAATGACTCGACTGGATTCTGACATGTTTAAATCCAAGACTGATGTTGAAAAGTCGATGAACGAAACCCCTAGTGATAAAAGCTTAGACACAAGTCCTAAGAACAAGTTG GTTCCATATTCACGGTTGCATCCGAAGTTATCTAAAATACCTGGCTCATTCAGTTATAAAAGATTGCTTCCTTTTTTGATAGACATAGCAAATGATTACTCCT GTGTTCCTGGCAAAGATGCAGGCACCGGAGCTTCCAATTGCAAAAGTTCTCATGTAGAGCATAGTGACCGTATTAGGCTCACTGTGACTGCAGCTACTGCTATCGGTTTGCAACAGGAACAGGCAACACTTGGTAAAAATGCTGCATTGGATGCAAACCAGAGGCTAGAAGAAACGAACCCCGAACTTGTGGTTGAGCCACCATCCGTGTCATCTATCATCAGTGCTAAACCAGTGTCTTATCAGTTACCCTTAGAAACCGAAGGGGATGCCATAAAGTCTATTGTGAAATGTGCAAACCATGTAAATCAAATTGAAGCTGATAGCTTTGGAGAAGCCTCTATTACTCCAGCAATTCCTATTGTTGGTCTCAAAAAAGGAATTCTTAAAAGAAATCCTCCTGGTTGTAGAGGTATTTGTACTTGTCTGAACTGCTCTTCTTTTCGGCTTCACGCAGAGAGATCATTTGAATTCTCGAGAAATCAGATGCTAGATGCTGAAGAAGTGGCcttagatttgattaaagagttGTCATTCCTACggaatattttggaaaaatctGCTTTTGGTGCTGCTAAAGATCAGTCTACCATGTTAATCAAT GTTAAAGAAGCTTGTAAAAAGGCCTCCAAAGCTGAAGAAGTTGCGAAATCCCGTCTCAGCGAAATGAACTATGATCTAAACATCCATTGCAGAATGCCA TGTGGGCAGCGACCTAGAGTGAGATTCGCCAGTTATGTAGAAGAACAAGTCATTCCAATAGCCGATTCATCGAATAAATAG
- the LOC105796461 gene encoding CRIB domain-containing protein RIC4 isoform X2, whose translation MKEKMERLVLPFATGCSSQASVAVGKSPPRKQKPEPNYQNLTREECSSKGRTKNSFGWLALSKPNISNGIHRLVRITVRSFSQLFVYKDIEEVTTEMEIGNPTDVKHVTHIGLDGTTTTNNSPFKGWQDFSSLDHNFIAFPSISLRQFEMAMAAQSQPGPLIV comes from the exons atgaaagagaaaatgGAAAGGCTTGTTCTTCCTTTCGCAACTGGTTGTTCTTCTCAGGCAAGTGTTGCAGTCGGCAAAAGTCCTCCAAGGAAACAAAAACCAGAACCGAACTATCAAAATCTAACAA GAGAAGAGTGTTCATCAAAGGGAAGAACAAAGAATTCATTTGGTTGGTTGGCTCTTTCAAAGCCCAACATATCGAATGGGATACATAGATTGGTTCGAATTACTGTAAGAAGCTTCTCTCAGttatttg TTTACAAAGACATAGAGGAAGTGACAACCGAGATGGAAATTGGGAATCCGACAGATGTGAAACATGTTACACACATAGGATTGGATGGCACCACCACAACCAACAACAGTCCTTTTAAGGGTTGGCAAGATTTCAGTTCACTTGACCATAACTTCATTGCTTTCCCTTCTATTTCTTTGAGGCAATTCGAGATGGCCATGGCTGCCCAATCTCAACCTGGACCACTCATTGTTTga
- the LOC105796461 gene encoding CRIB domain-containing protein RIC4 isoform X1 codes for MKEKMERLVLPFATGCSSQASVAVGKSPPRKQKPEPNYQNLTSKQVVGEECSSKGRTKNSFGWLALSKPNISNGIHRLVRITVRSFSQLFVYKDIEEVTTEMEIGNPTDVKHVTHIGLDGTTTTNNSPFKGWQDFSSLDHNFIAFPSISLRQFEMAMAAQSQPGPLIV; via the exons atgaaagagaaaatgGAAAGGCTTGTTCTTCCTTTCGCAACTGGTTGTTCTTCTCAGGCAAGTGTTGCAGTCGGCAAAAGTCCTCCAAGGAAACAAAAACCAGAACCGAACTATCAAAATCTAACAA GTAAACAAGTTGTAGGAGAAGAGTGTTCATCAAAGGGAAGAACAAAGAATTCATTTGGTTGGTTGGCTCTTTCAAAGCCCAACATATCGAATGGGATACATAGATTGGTTCGAATTACTGTAAGAAGCTTCTCTCAGttatttg TTTACAAAGACATAGAGGAAGTGACAACCGAGATGGAAATTGGGAATCCGACAGATGTGAAACATGTTACACACATAGGATTGGATGGCACCACCACAACCAACAACAGTCCTTTTAAGGGTTGGCAAGATTTCAGTTCACTTGACCATAACTTCATTGCTTTCCCTTCTATTTCTTTGAGGCAATTCGAGATGGCCATGGCTGCCCAATCTCAACCTGGACCACTCATTGTTTga